From the genome of Desulfovibrio sp. JY:
GGTCGACGCCGCACGCGGAAGGTTTCGCCCAATTTCTTCATGCAGTCAGTGGCTGATTGGCCGGCAGAGGGCTGGGCGGCCGCGTGCGGGGCATATTTGAAGAATACGCCTTCGCGTCCGCCCAGCCCTCCGCCGACCCTGGTCATTTGCCTCATAGCCGAACATGATGGCGTGCCATGCCCCGATGACAACCACACTCGGATGCGACAACCAGTTGTCGTTATAGAGGAAAAATCTTCCTCCAGAGCAGGTCCCACCCTTTGAAAGTTTTTGAAGGGGGTCCAGGGGGAAACTTTTTTCAAAAAGTTTCCCCCTGGCCGCCGGAGGCGCCTTCCTCTCTCTAAAAAAGTCCCGGCATCTTGATGCCGCCGGTGAGTTGGCCCATTTCCTCTTCCATCATGGCCTTGGCCTTCTTGAGACCGTCGTTGACGGCGGCGAGCACCAGGTCCTGGAGCATCTCCACGTCATTCGGGTCCACGACGGTCTTGTCGATGGCGATGGACTTGAGCTCGTTGGCTCCGGAGACCACCGCCGTGACCATGCCGCCGCCGGCCGTTCCCTCGACGGTACGTTCTTGAAGTTCTTCTTGAAGTTTCGCCATTTTCTTTTGCATTATCTGGGCTTGGCGCACAAGCTCATTCATTCCCTTCATGGTGAACCTTCCTTGTGTCCCGCCATTAGCGGGGCTTGCGTTCGATGATCTCGGCGTCGAAATCGGAAACAGCCTGACGCACTTCGGGCCGGCTGTCGACATAGGCGGTGAGCGTATCGCCGGACATGCGGTCCTGATCGGGCTCGGCCGTATCCACGCGCACGGTGACGCCGGGGCCAAAATATTGGGCGGCCAGGGCGTCCAACTGGCGCAGCTTGTCCGGGTGCGCCAGTTGACTGCGGTGAAAGGCGTTGGTGCAGGCGATATGCACCATGCCCGGCTCGGGGTCCGGGGCAAACTCGCCGCGAGCCAGTTTGAGCCCGGAAATTCCGCCATTCTTGATGGCAAAACGCTTGAACCCGTCCCAGTTGCGGGGGCCGGAAGCGGCAGCGGGCGCGGCCGGAGCGGAGGCCGGACGTTCGGCCACGGCCGCATGGCTGGCGGCAGAGGGAGCCTGTCTGGCGGCATAGCCTGCCTGCCCCTGGGGCGGCGGCGAAGCGGGCGCCGGCGGGACGGCCGATGTGGGGGCGGCGGGCGACGGCGCGAAACGGGGCGTCGGTGTGCCCTGCGGCTGTCCTCCGTGGTGCGCTCCCTGCCCGGCCGGGGATCGAGGGGCCGAACCGCCGGAGGGAGCGCCCCCCGGGCCGGACCGGGGCGTACGCTCCGGGGGGACGGTGCAGGAAGCGAGATTTTGCAAGGGGAGCAGGTTCGGCAGGTAGGCCATATTGAGAAGCAGCAGCTCCAGGGACAGCGCCGGCTCCAGGCTGGTCAACACCCGGCGCTGGCCTTCCAGGGTCATCTGCCAACAGGCGTGGATGTGGGCCGCGTCGAACTTGCCGGCCCAATCGAGCCAAAGCCCGCTGTCCTCGGCCGGCAGGTCGACCACGGCGAGCCCCTTTTGCCCGGCCTGGCGCAAGAGGAACAGATTGCGCCACATGGCGGCCAGCTCCCGCAGGAAAAAACCGATGTCCAGGCCCTTGTCCAGCACCTGGCGCAACAGCGTCACCACGGCCGGCCCGTCCTGGGCGTGGATGGCCTCGATGAGGCCGAAAAAGATGTCCTGACCAGCCAGCCCCAGCACGCCCCGGGCGTCGACTTCGGTCAATTCCGCCCCGCCAAGGGCCAGCACCTGACCCAGAAGCGACATGGAATCGCGCACACTGCCCGCGCCGCGCCGGGCGATGAGGCTTACGGCCTGGGGTTCGTAATGGATGGCCTCACGGTCGAGCACGCCGGCAAGATGGGCCTCGAGCTCGGGCTGGGCCAGGCGTTTGAAAAGAAAATGCTGGCAACGGCTGATGATGGTGGCCGGAAATTTGTGGGCCTCGGTGGTGGCCAGGATGAAGGTGACGCGGGCGGGCGGCTCCTCCAGGGTTTTCAACAGCGCGTTGAAGGCCGCCGTGGACAGCATGTGGGCTTCGTCGATGATGAAGACCTTGTAGCGGCTGTTGAGCGGCGCGTAGCCCACGTCCTCCTTGAGCTTACGGGCGTCCTCCACCTTGCCGTGGGTGGCGGCGTCGATCTCGATGACGTCCGGGGAAACGCCGGCCGTGATCTGGCGACACTGGGAGCAGACGTTGCAGGGCTCGGCCGTGGGCGCGGTCTCGCAGTTGAGCGCCTTGGCCAGCACACGGGCCAGCGTGGTCTTGCCCACGCCGCGCGTGCCGCTGAAAAGGTAGGCCGGCGCGATCTTGTCCTCGGCCGCAGCCCGGGACAGGATGCGCTTGACGGCATCCTGGCCGGCGACGTCGGCAAAGCGCTGGGGCCTGTATTTGGCGGTGAGGCTGGTTGTGCTCATGAAGCGTATCCGGGCGGCCCCGCTTTTGGGGACCGCCCGGGTGTAGTACTACAAGCCGTACTTGTACAGCCAGTCGGTATGGGCCGGATTTTCGCCCTTGACGACCTGAAAGAAGGCTTTCTGAAGCGCCTTGACCACCGGGCCGGCATGACCTTCGCCGATGACGCGGCGGTCGACGGCCCGGATCGGGGTCAACTCGGCGGCCGTGCCCGTAAAAAAGACCTCGTCGGCCACATAGACCTCGTCGCGGGTAAAAAACTGCTCCACCACTTCATAGCCGAGTTCGCCGGCCACGGTGAGGATGCTGTCACGGGTGATGCCGGCCAGGACCGTGGTCAGGGGCGGCGTCTTGATGACGCCGTTTTTCACGATGAAGATATTCTCGCCCGAGCCCTCGGCCACGTAGCCGGCGGCGTCGAGCATCATGGCCTCGTCGAATCCGTCGGCCAGGGCTTCCATCTTGGCCAGCACCGAGTTGACGTAGTTGCCGGCGGCCTTGGCCTTGGCCATCATGGAGTTGACGTGGTAGCGGGTGTAGCTCGAGGTGCGGATGCTGATGCCCTTTTCCAGGGCCTCGGCGCCGAGGTAGGCCCCCCACGGCCACACGGCGATGGACAGCCGGATGGGGTTATCGGCGGGGTTGACGCCCATGGAGCCGGAGCCGACGAAGACCAGCGGCCGGATGTAGCCGGCGGTCATCTTGTTGGCCTTGAGCGTTTCCACGCAGGCGGCGGCGACCTGCTCCTGGGTGAAGGGTATGGTCAGCCCCAGAATCTTGGCGGATCCGAACAGCCGGGCCGTATGTTCCTTGAGGCGGAATACCGCCGAGGAACCGTCGACGCACTCGTAAGCCCGAATACCCTCGAACACGGCATAACCATAGTGCAGGGCATGGGTCAGGACATGCACATTGGCCTGATCCCAGGGCGTAAGCGTGCCATCCATCCAGATAAAATCAGTACGTAGCCCCATCTTCCTTCCCCCGTTGCGTATGGCCGTCGCCGGAACCATTCCGGCAGCGGCGTTTTGTGTCGCGTTTGCGTGACGTTGAAACGTAAACGTGGCATTGTAGGGGTTTTGCCCGGGAGGGTCAAGGAGGTCGGCCGTTTCAGACCGGCAAAGCCGCCTGGCCGGAACCGCGCAACTCGTCGATGAGGCTCTGCAAAATCCGGGTTTGTTCGCCAAGCCCGGTCACGGTCATCGTCGCGCGCTCCATGGCCTGGGCCGTTTCCCCGGACACCCGGTTGACGTCGGCAATAGAGTTCTCAATAGCGTCGGTGGCGGCGGACTGTTCCTGGGAAGCGGCGGCAATGGAGCGGACCTGGTCGGCGGCGGTTTCCACAAGGGAGACGATGGCGTCGAGGGCCTGTCCGGATTCTCCCGCCAGGGCGGTGGCCGATTCGATGAGGGTCACGGCCTCGCCCACGCCGTCGGCGCTTTTGCGGGTGCCGGCCTGGACATCGCGGATGGCCTGCCCCACCTCGGACGTGGCGGACATGGTCTTTTCGGCCAGCTTGCGCACCTCGTCGGCCACCACCGCAAAGCCCCGTCCGGCCTCGCCGGCCCGGGCCGCCTCGATGGCGGCGTTTAAGGCCAACAGGTTGGTCTGGTCGGCGATATCGGAAATGACGCCGAGAATGCGGCCGATGCCCTCGGCCCGATCGCCCAGTTCGGCCATGTCCCTGGCCAGGGTCAGAGCCTTGTCCCTGGTGGCGGTGATGCCGTCCACGGCCTTGCGCACCACTTCGGAACCGGCCAGAGCCCGCTCCCGGGCCTCGGACGCGGTCTGGGACGCGGTGGCGGCGTTTTGGGCCACGTCGAGCACGGTGGCGCTCATCTGGCCCATGGAGGCGACGGTTTCCGAGAGCCGCCCGGCCTGCTCGTCCGCGCCCTGGGTGGCCTGCGCCGTATGCTCGGCCAGTTCGCCTGCCGCGTCGGTGAGAACTTCGACAACATCGGCCAGTCGCCGGGCGGCATCGAGCATGCCCTCTTCCCGGGCCTTTTCGGCGGCCAGACGGTGCGCGTCGGCCTCGGCCGTGGCGTCGCAGGCCTTTTTGGCCTCGGCGGCGGCTTCCTCGCCCCGCCTTCTGGCCGCTTCCAGGCTCTCCCGCAGCGAGGCCAGCATCCGGCGCAAGGCGTCGGCCAGCTCGCCGATTTCGTCGCGGCCAACAACCGTCAGACGCGCGTCCAAATCGCCGTCGGCCACCGAACGGGCGAAAGCCACGCCCTTGCGCAACGGCCGCACGATGGAAAGGGTGACAAGGGTGCCGAGGGCAATGGAAAGCAACAGACAGGCCACGCCGGCCACGATCAGGACGAGGCCGCGCCGGCCGGCCTCCTTTTGTACGGACAAGGCCATGGCGTCGGCCCGGGCCCGGCTGCGTTCCAACAGAAAATTGAGCGCTGCCATGGCCTTGCGCAAGGAGATCATGGAGGTGCCGATGGACATGGTCAGGGCGTTGCTGCGCTTGTTGCGGGAGACCAGGTCCACCACCTTGGCGCTGGAGGCGCGCCAGTCGGCCAGGGCGGCGTTGAAGGCCTTCCACTGGGCGGCTTCCTCGTCGCCGCGAAGCAGCCCCTCCACCATGGCCCGGCCCTGATCGGCCAAGTCCAAGCCTTTTTGCAGGTTCTCGCGCTGTCGGTCGAATTCCTTGGAGTTGGCCAGTTCAGGAATGAGGATGGTGCGCTCGGCCGACTGGGCGGCGAGGATACCCTCCTTGACGAAGCCGAGCCCCTCGACGCAGGGCAGGGCCTGTCCGGCCACCTCCGAAACACCGGCCCCGGTCTGGCGCAGGCCCTGGTAGCCAAGCACCGCGATGCCCACGGTGATCAGCGCGGTGACGATCACGGAAACGAAAAGCCTCACTCCGACCCTGAACCGACCCATGGTCGTCCCTCCCTGGAACTGCTTGATTGGGAAACGGACGCTGCTTGCGCGCCAGATGCATGCCGCTTGTAAAAGTATTTCTGCTTATGCCATTTTTGTCAATTCAGGCAGCGCACTGAAAACAGGCGGGTAAAGCGGGAATACGACCCGCGCAGGCTGTGGAGCAACATGGACAATCAAGACAGCCGCTGGGCGCTCAAAAAAGAAAACAACGCCGACAGCCCCCAGCCACCCGGGGCCCACAACCGCTTATTCGAGCGGTGGTTCCGGCGGCATCTCGCCGCGCTGTCTGGAATCGAGATAGGCCATGAACGCCTTGCCCTCGGGAAATTCCGGATTGAGGCGCAGGGCATGGGTCAGCATCACCCGGGAGCTTTTCAGTCGCCCCTTCTCGTACAGGGTCCGGGCCATGTTGTAGAGCAGATGCTCATCGGTGCGACACAGGCGGTACGCACGGGTGTAATAGCGCATGGCCTCGTCGTACATGCCGAGCTTGCGCATCTGGATGCCGAAGTCGTTGAACAGATGCTTGTGCTCCGGGGTGAACGCAGCCTCGATGCACATGATCTTTTGAAACACAATGTCCGCATTGTGTTTTTCCTGGCGCTCAAGATAGGTGAGGCCCAGACCGAACGTGGCCTTGACGTGCTCCTCGTCCAGACGCAGCACGTTTTTATATTCGAATTCCGCCGTAAAGAGTTCCTGGCGCGCCCGATGCCGGTCCGCCGTGGCCACGGTCTCCTCCAGGCGGCGCATGACCGGCACGAGTTTGTTGATGTAGATGGACGGCTCGGGCAGATAGTCGGCCAGGAGGCTTTCCCTGGTGATAAAGCGCCTGGCGCCTGCGGGCATGAAGTTGCGGCTCAAGCGCTGGATGAGGATGCGGCCGTCGTCCTGCTCCACGGCGTAGATGAAGATTCGCTGGCTCAGGTGGCCAAGCCGTCTTTTGCCCTGAAATTCCTGGGCGTCGGTGGAAAATACGCCCTTGACGGGTTTGCGGCGGGGAGGAGCGGAATTTTCCATAGGCAAGAGGGTTGGGTCTGCCTACAATAGCCTTGGCCGACTTTTTCGGCAAGCACGTCCGGCGAGTTGACAGGTTTTTTTCCGGGCGCATATATCTCGAATTGCCGCGCGCTCGGCTGTCGGACGGCACGATGGCGCCCTGGCCGCGACCGGAACCGCACGCTCAGGAAAAACGCCCCATGCATATCGACGAATACCCCATCTTGGTGGAACAACTCTGCCCCGGACTTTTCATCCGCATCGACGAACCGGGACTCGCTCATCCGTTTCCGCCCAAGGGGTTCAAGCTCAAAAACGAAGCCGACGTGGCCAAGGTGATCGCCCTCGGCTTGGCCCATGTCCTTTGCCTGCCGGACAAATCCGACCGTCTGCCCATCTCGCTGGAAGAGATCGACGGCATGTCCGGCAAACCCCAGAAAGGCCCCTGGACCGCCGCCCGCACCCCGGTTTCGGCCGAACTCTCGAGCCTCAAGCGCGAAACCATCGAGCGAAACAAGGAGCGGCTGGAACGCTTCGCCAACTGTGAACGGCGCTACGCAAAGGCCATGGACAAGGTGGTCGAGGCCATAAAGCGCGTCTCCTCCCCCAGCGCCGAAGTGCTGGAAGCGGCCGGCGAGGTGGTCGGCCCCATGGCCGATGTGTTCCTGTCCGACCTCGATGTCCTCATCAACGTCATGACCGCCAAAATGCGGGAGGAGGCCAAGCACTACCACGCGTTAAACGTGGCCGTGCTGTCCATGATGCTGGCCAAGGAGATGGGTGTCGACAAAAAAGACATCGAGGAAATCGGCATGGGCGCGCTTTTTCACGATGTCGGCAAGGGCCGTGTGCCCATTCAGCGCTTCACCAAGGGCAACATGCTGACCATGAACAAGGTGCTCAAGGAATACTACATGGAGCATCCCAGGATCGGCTCAAAAATGCTGGCCGCCGTACCCGCCTTTCCTCCGGCGTCCCAGGCCCTGGTCCTGCAACACCACGAATTCGTCGACGGCTCGGGTTTTCCCGCCCATCTCACCGGTTCCGCCATCTCCCTCGGCGCCCGCATCGCCAGTGTGGCCGATGCCTACGACCGTTTCTGCAACGGCAGGGACGGCGAAGAAGGGCTGACACCCCATGAGGCCATGAAGGCCCTGTACAAGCATCGCGCTTTCTACGATCCCAAGGCCGTCACCTTTTTTATCCGCAAGCTCGGCGTCTACCCGCCCGGCACCCTGGTCACACTATCCAACGGCATGCAGGGCATGGTCGTTTCCGCCAACATGCGCGACTCCATGCGGCCGAGCATCAAGATTTACCATCCCGACATCCCCAAACGCGAGGCGCTGATCATCGATCTCGGCATCGAGACGGAACTGACCGTGACCAAGGCCGTGAAGCCTGCGGATCTTGCCCCGGACGTGCTCCACTACCTCAATCCCGGCAGGCAGGTTTCCTACTATGTGGACGCCGCACCCCGCACGTAAGGCGCCTGCCGCCGCGGCCAGAGGCACGCCGTGACCCGGCCGGGCTCCCCGGCCCAGGCCATCATGCGGACCCTGCGCACCGGTCTGTCCCAGCCGCCGGGGTCCGACCTGTCCCCCCTGGTTCCCCTGGCCAGACAGGCGCTGGCCTTTATCGACCGGGGAGCCTTCAACGATCCGGCCACGGCCGGCGAAGCGTCCGAACTGGCCTTTTTGCTGGCCGCCCTGCTCGCCGCCGGCGATGAGCACTTCGCCAGGCAGGCCTTCGGGCTCCTTTTCCGCCTCGGCGTCGAAGGCGAAGTCCTGGCCGTCATCCATCTGGAAAAACTGCCCGAGGACCAGGCCGTCTCCATCCTCGGTTCCCTCGGCGTCGAGGAAAAACTCCTTTTTGCCAATGCCTTTTACCGCCGCCCCCGGCCCTCGCGCCCCAAAACGGACCAGTATTGCCTCGAGATCATCGCCGACGTGGTCGAACGCGTGCCGGACGAACTGCTCATTCTGCTCGACCTCCTGGCCAACCGCCACGAATATCCGGCCCTGCCCGTGCGCAACGCCCTGGTGCGGGGCCGCCTCGGCATGTGGCTGCACCGGCTGTTGGACATGGACCTCTCCGCCGAGCAGACCCGGTACATGGCCCGTGTCGTCGGCCGCCTGCGCGAACCCACGCTGATCGAAAAGCTGGCCGTGCGCCTTGGCGAAATGGACGAGGTTTCCGCCGAAACGGTTTGCTTCGCCCTGGCCGAGACCCCCGGCGTCGACCCGGCCGTGGCGGCTGCGCCCCTGCGGGCCCTGCTGACCACGCCGGAACCTTCGCTTACGGCCGCCGCCCTGACCGCCCTGGCCCATTGCGACCCCGCCCAGGCCGCCGCCGCCGCCGCCGACTGCATCGCCAACGAGCCGGGCCGCACGGTCGAACTGGCCGCCTTTCTGGCCACCCTGCCCCTGACCGCCTTCGGCCAGTCCCTGCGGGCGCTTCCGGCCCAGGCGCGCCAGGGGACGCTGACGGCGGTCTATGCCATCCTGGCCGCCGCCGTCCCCCGGACCATGGAGATCGCCGCCCGGGCCGCGCTCAAATCGGGAATCGCCTCCCCCGACCTGGGGCAAGTGCTCTTAAACGATCTGGCCGCCCGGGCCAGGGCCGCCGCACGTCCTTTCCCGCCCCCCCCTCCCGTGCCCGGCCCGGCCGTGGCCCGGCAGGAGCAAAAGGGGCTTTGGGGACGCGTCAAAACCATGGTGGGCGGTCCGGCCGGGGAGGATGCGGACGGCAAGACCGAGGCGCTTCGCCGTACACTGGCGGCCGGCGGGGAAATCAACAACTTCCAGGCCTCCTGGGTGCGCCTGGACGGCGTGCAGGTAACCGGAGCCACTTTTTCCAAGGCCCTGTTTCGCGCGGCAAACCTGCGGCAGGCCTCATTTGCCAAGACGACCTTCACCAATTGCCAGTTCACGGACGTCGGCTTCGAGGAGGCCTCGTTTTCCCTGGTGGCGTTTCGCAGCTGCCGCTTCGCCGATTGCCGGTTTCCCAAAAGCATGCTCGAAAACGTGCGCTTCGACGCGTGCGAACTCCGCCTGTGCTCCTTTGCCTCGATCACGGGCCGCAACCTGGCCTTCGATGCGGTCGAAGCCTGGGAATGCGACTTTTACGGCGCCGCCGTCAGCGACCTGAAACTGACCCGCTGCCGGTTTCGGGGCGTCAGTCTGGTGCGGGCGGTGTTGCACGAATTTTCAGCCCGGGGCGCGCTTTTTTCCGATTGCCTGTTCGAGATGGCCTCCTTTCCCCGGGCCAACCTGCGCGGCGTGCGCACCAAGGGCTGCTATTTCGCCGGATCGCGCTTTACCGGCGCCACGGACGAACCGGACATCCTGGGGGCCATGGCCAAGGACGAAGCCGGCGCCCTGGCCGAAACCGAGATGGACATCCCCCTGCCTTCGGCGCTTGCCGCGGGCCCGGGCCTACGCCTTGTGGCCGCCTGTTGCGACGCGGCCTTTTTCTCCCGGGACGTGGCCCGGCGGCGGCGGGCATTTCTGGCCAACAACAAACGCAGGCTGTCCTGGGCCAGAAGGCGTCTTGGCGAAGCGGGCGCGGCCTTTGTGGACATGATGCCCGTTCTTATCGAAGCGCCCTTCGTGCGCGACGCCTCGGGCACGCGGCAAGCGCCGGCGGCGCGCATCGCCGGATACTCCCCCGACCTGCCGGCCGTGCGCCATGCCGCGCGGCATGGCGGCCGGACGATCGCGGACTGCGTCAGCCGTCCCCTGGCCCCCATCGGCGTGGAGGCGGTCTACACCATCGGCAGCGTGGGCACCGTGGCCCAGGGCGCGCAGTCGGATCTCGACGTCTGGGTCTGCCTGAATGAAAAGGCGGCCTCGCGCCCGGACTACGCGGCCTTTCAGGAAAAGCTCGAAACCATCAGCCAACAGGCCATGGCCGAGCAGGGGCTCGAAATCCATTTTTTCTGCATGACCGTTGCCGACGTGCGCGACAACGTGTTCGGCTATTCCGAGGACGAAGGGTACGGCTCGGCCCAGGGCTGCCTGCTCAAGGAGGAGTTCTACCGCACGGCCTTGGTCGTGGCCGGCCGCAAACCGGCCTGGTGGTGCATGGCGCCGCGCATCACCCCGGAAGCCTACGCCAAGGCGCTGGCCGGCCTTGTCCGGTCCGAACCGGAAATCGCGGCCGACACCCTGGATTTCGGTTGTGTGCAGTCCATCGCCGGAGACGAATATTTCGGGGCCTCACTGTGGATGATCGTCAAATCCTTAACGAGCCCGTTCAAATCCATCATCAAGTTCGGACTGCTGGAAAAATACGCCGCCGCCCCGAGCACGCCGGAACTGCTTTGCGACACGCTCAAGCAGTCCATCTTCAGCAACCTGAGCGGACTTTGGCATTGCGATCCGTACGCCCTGCTGTTCCGCGAAGTCAGCCGGCATTACGAGGCCGGCGGCCAGAGCGGGGCAGCGGAGCTGCTGCGCCAGGCGTTCATGCAAAAAACCGGCTTCGATCCTTGCGAGGAATACGTCGGCCGCGACGGCGACACCCTTCTTGACCATTATTTTCCCTATGCCCCGACGGGCGGCGGCGCTTGCCCGCCGCCGCCCAAACGGGAGGCCAAGACCGGACAGGCGAGCTTCGCCGCGGCCATGGCCCTCGGCGACGCCATCACCCGGTATTTTCTGCGCGCGTATGAACGGCTCAAGGAGCGAAGCCGGGAATTGGCCAGCGGCGGG
Proteins encoded in this window:
- a CDS encoding branched-chain amino acid transaminase, which codes for MGLRTDFIWMDGTLTPWDQANVHVLTHALHYGYAVFEGIRAYECVDGSSAVFRLKEHTARLFGSAKILGLTIPFTQEQVAAACVETLKANKMTAGYIRPLVFVGSGSMGVNPADNPIRLSIAVWPWGAYLGAEALEKGISIRTSSYTRYHVNSMMAKAKAAGNYVNSVLAKMEALADGFDEAMMLDAAGYVAEGSGENIFIVKNGVIKTPPLTTVLAGITRDSILTVAGELGYEVVEQFFTRDEVYVADEVFFTGTAAELTPIRAVDRRVIGEGHAGPVVKALQKAFFQVVKGENPAHTDWLYKYGL
- a CDS encoding class I adenylate cyclase yields the protein MTRPGSPAQAIMRTLRTGLSQPPGSDLSPLVPLARQALAFIDRGAFNDPATAGEASELAFLLAALLAAGDEHFARQAFGLLFRLGVEGEVLAVIHLEKLPEDQAVSILGSLGVEEKLLFANAFYRRPRPSRPKTDQYCLEIIADVVERVPDELLILLDLLANRHEYPALPVRNALVRGRLGMWLHRLLDMDLSAEQTRYMARVVGRLREPTLIEKLAVRLGEMDEVSAETVCFALAETPGVDPAVAAAPLRALLTTPEPSLTAAALTALAHCDPAQAAAAAADCIANEPGRTVELAAFLATLPLTAFGQSLRALPAQARQGTLTAVYAILAAAVPRTMEIAARAALKSGIASPDLGQVLLNDLAARARAAARPFPPPPPVPGPAVARQEQKGLWGRVKTMVGGPAGEDADGKTEALRRTLAAGGEINNFQASWVRLDGVQVTGATFSKALFRAANLRQASFAKTTFTNCQFTDVGFEEASFSLVAFRSCRFADCRFPKSMLENVRFDACELRLCSFASITGRNLAFDAVEAWECDFYGAAVSDLKLTRCRFRGVSLVRAVLHEFSARGALFSDCLFEMASFPRANLRGVRTKGCYFAGSRFTGATDEPDILGAMAKDEAGALAETEMDIPLPSALAAGPGLRLVAACCDAAFFSRDVARRRRAFLANNKRRLSWARRRLGEAGAAFVDMMPVLIEAPFVRDASGTRQAPAARIAGYSPDLPAVRHAARHGGRTIADCVSRPLAPIGVEAVYTIGSVGTVAQGAQSDLDVWVCLNEKAASRPDYAAFQEKLETISQQAMAEQGLEIHFFCMTVADVRDNVFGYSEDEGYGSAQGCLLKEEFYRTALVVAGRKPAWWCMAPRITPEAYAKALAGLVRSEPEIAADTLDFGCVQSIAGDEYFGASLWMIVKSLTSPFKSIIKFGLLEKYAAAPSTPELLCDTLKQSIFSNLSGLWHCDPYALLFREVSRHYEAGGQSGAAELLRQAFMQKTGFDPCEEYVGRDGDTLLDHYFPYAPTGGGACPPPPKREAKTGQASFAAAMALGDAITRYFLRAYERLKERSRELASGGGLTERDQTMLSRRIAASFGRKVGKIMRLPFVRPGHDLFDSLEFGYEEIAPKEKGFVLRAEPRGGDGERGARTRETVRQDASLPRLCAWIVANELYRPGMALGASPLPAPLTLPDATGLLAAIHDTFPAKETFAPPLSWGLAPERITAALIAVNLLAPREERRTVTADVLYATSWGELFHLERITGLEALDDSPAFFLSEAVETGLAPELRLAIHAPAKSQCPAGRQARR
- the dnaX gene encoding DNA polymerase III subunit gamma/tau, producing MSTTSLTAKYRPQRFADVAGQDAVKRILSRAAAEDKIAPAYLFSGTRGVGKTTLARVLAKALNCETAPTAEPCNVCSQCRQITAGVSPDVIEIDAATHGKVEDARKLKEDVGYAPLNSRYKVFIIDEAHMLSTAAFNALLKTLEEPPARVTFILATTEAHKFPATIISRCQHFLFKRLAQPELEAHLAGVLDREAIHYEPQAVSLIARRGAGSVRDSMSLLGQVLALGGAELTEVDARGVLGLAGQDIFFGLIEAIHAQDGPAVVTLLRQVLDKGLDIGFFLRELAAMWRNLFLLRQAGQKGLAVVDLPAEDSGLWLDWAGKFDAAHIHACWQMTLEGQRRVLTSLEPALSLELLLLNMAYLPNLLPLQNLASCTVPPERTPRSGPGGAPSGGSAPRSPAGQGAHHGGQPQGTPTPRFAPSPAAPTSAVPPAPASPPPQGQAGYAARQAPSAASHAAVAERPASAPAAPAAASGPRNWDGFKRFAIKNGGISGLKLARGEFAPDPEPGMVHIACTNAFHRSQLAHPDKLRQLDALAAQYFGPGVTVRVDTAEPDQDRMSGDTLTAYVDSRPEVRQAVSDFDAEIIERKPR
- a CDS encoding YbaB/EbfC family nucleoid-associated protein; translated protein: MKGMNELVRQAQIMQKKMAKLQEELQERTVEGTAGGGMVTAVVSGANELKSIAIDKTVVDPNDVEMLQDLVLAAVNDGLKKAKAMMEEEMGQLTGGIKMPGLF
- a CDS encoding HAMP domain-containing protein, which codes for MGRFRVGVRLFVSVIVTALITVGIAVLGYQGLRQTGAGVSEVAGQALPCVEGLGFVKEGILAAQSAERTILIPELANSKEFDRQRENLQKGLDLADQGRAMVEGLLRGDEEAAQWKAFNAALADWRASSAKVVDLVSRNKRSNALTMSIGTSMISLRKAMAALNFLLERSRARADAMALSVQKEAGRRGLVLIVAGVACLLLSIALGTLVTLSIVRPLRKGVAFARSVADGDLDARLTVVGRDEIGELADALRRMLASLRESLEAARRRGEEAAAEAKKACDATAEADAHRLAAEKAREEGMLDAARRLADVVEVLTDAAGELAEHTAQATQGADEQAGRLSETVASMGQMSATVLDVAQNAATASQTASEARERALAGSEVVRKAVDGITATRDKALTLARDMAELGDRAEGIGRILGVISDIADQTNLLALNAAIEAARAGEAGRGFAVVADEVRKLAEKTMSATSEVGQAIRDVQAGTRKSADGVGEAVTLIESATALAGESGQALDAIVSLVETAADQVRSIAAASQEQSAATDAIENSIADVNRVSGETAQAMERATMTVTGLGEQTRILQSLIDELRGSGQAALPV
- a CDS encoding tetratricopeptide repeat protein, with product MENSAPPRRKPVKGVFSTDAQEFQGKRRLGHLSQRIFIYAVEQDDGRILIQRLSRNFMPAGARRFITRESLLADYLPEPSIYINKLVPVMRRLEETVATADRHRARQELFTAEFEYKNVLRLDEEHVKATFGLGLTYLERQEKHNADIVFQKIMCIEAAFTPEHKHLFNDFGIQMRKLGMYDEAMRYYTRAYRLCRTDEHLLYNMARTLYEKGRLKSSRVMLTHALRLNPEFPEGKAFMAYLDSRQRGEMPPEPPLE
- a CDS encoding DUF3391 domain-containing protein is translated as MHIDEYPILVEQLCPGLFIRIDEPGLAHPFPPKGFKLKNEADVAKVIALGLAHVLCLPDKSDRLPISLEEIDGMSGKPQKGPWTAARTPVSAELSSLKRETIERNKERLERFANCERRYAKAMDKVVEAIKRVSSPSAEVLEAAGEVVGPMADVFLSDLDVLINVMTAKMREEAKHYHALNVAVLSMMLAKEMGVDKKDIEEIGMGALFHDVGKGRVPIQRFTKGNMLTMNKVLKEYYMEHPRIGSKMLAAVPAFPPASQALVLQHHEFVDGSGFPAHLTGSAISLGARIASVADAYDRFCNGRDGEEGLTPHEAMKALYKHRAFYDPKAVTFFIRKLGVYPPGTLVTLSNGMQGMVVSANMRDSMRPSIKIYHPDIPKREALIIDLGIETELTVTKAVKPADLAPDVLHYLNPGRQVSYYVDAAPRT